A stretch of Ciconia boyciana chromosome 18, ASM3463844v1, whole genome shotgun sequence DNA encodes these proteins:
- the ABCA2 gene encoding ATP-binding cassette sub-family A member 2 isoform X2, producing MGFLHQLHLLLWKNVTLKRRSPWVLAFEIFIPLVLFFILLGLRQKKPTIPVKEAFYTAAPLTSAGILPVMQSLCPDGQRDEFGFLQYSNSTVTQLLEHLSEVVEQSSLFDPQHPGLEEELESLRRRLEALSSSEPSSMETHFSNRAGSGFTLAWAAKDRDELHRFLTQNLSLPNSTAELLLGSSVDLREVYRLFFGSFPLIPDETHERDLWDGFGPGEKMTQLEKSLPSGWRSLREGLVHRALRDPAAALRRPALLRLLSQALGLASAAPAPTTSDSPQAFITEMEGVLFTGPVLEQLTCEQRPGGLRRLLRVAPGQQPLLQAYQALACNGSRAARRERFAQLAAELRDQLDTPKIVSRLKLDEVNSTAAQHRLRALLEDLVEMEKVLRDVDILSALAKLLPRGACTSKGPPPTANSTGWAGANSTAGNATAEEEGTEGGPASGDNPQGQFSAFVQLWAGLQPILCGNNRTIEPEALKQGNMSSLGFTSKEQRNLGLLVHLMTSNPKILYAPVGTEVDKVILKANETFAFVGNVTHYAKSWLNISPEIRAYLEEGRLQRRIRWLQQFTADLHKHPEILNVSDSDVLHNFLNSNFSLPNASILLQQLDTIDNAACGWVHFMAKVSVDIFKGFPDEESIVNYTLNQAYQDNVTVFASVIFQTNRDGSLPPHVMYKIRQNSSFTEKTNEIRRAYWRPGPNTGGRFYFLYGFVWIQDMMERALINTFVGHDVVEPGNYVQMFPYPCYTRDDFLFVIEHMMPLCMVISWVYSVAMMIQHIVTEKEHRLKEVMKMMGLNNAVHWVAWFITGFVQLSISVTALTAILKYGKVLMHSDVLIIWLFLAIYAVATIMFCFLVSVLYSKAKLASACGGIIYFLSYVPYMYVAIREEVAHDKITAFEKCIASLMSTTAFGLGSKYFALYEVAGVGIQWHTFSQSPVEGDDFNLLLSMMMLIVDAVVYGVLTWYIEAVHPGMFGLPRPWYFPFQKSYWLGNGRVETWEWTWPWSRTTRLSIMEEDQACAMESRRLEETRGIEEEPTHLPLVVCIDKLTKVYKTDKKLALNKLSLNLYENQVVSFLGHNGAGKTTTMSILTGLFPPTSGSATIYGHDIRTEMDKIRKNLGMCPQHNVLFDRLTVEEHLWFYSQLKSMAEEEIRKEMDKMIEDLELSNKRHSLVQTLSGGMKRKLSVAIAFVGGSRAVILDEPTAGVDPYARRAIWDLILKYKTGRTILLSTHHMDEADLLGDRIAIISHGKLKCCGSPLFLKSTYGDGYKLTVVKKQSDTRNGTEPGQPHSPPAHSSVSPCSEPRVSQFIKKYVVSCLLISDTNTELSYILPSEAVKKGCFERLFQHLEQSLEELDLTSFGLMDTTLEEVFLKVSEEDQSLENSDVDMKESKKDTLRPPAPELGPKPEANGEPLAEAAVPEKPEVELSNLVTCSKLAQSQASLRSASSVGSVRGDEGGAYSEFFGDYAPLFDNRQDPDNISLQEQEAEMEAEDHDLAGQGSFKLEGSWLKLRQFHGLIVKRFHCAKRNTKALFSQILLPAFFVCVAMTVALSVPEIGDLPPLILSPSQYHNYTQPKGNFIPYANEERHEYRIRLSPDASPQQLVNTFHLPSGVGATCVLKTAFNNTLDQPMQTLNLNSNESKMLAAKYFDAMCIDSFTQGLPLSNFVPPPPSPAPSDYPVSVDEDLLRAWNSTTFSSAVKETVTSAPALPRIIHEPIKCTCSMQGTGFSCPSGVGGHPPQMKVVTGDILADITGRNVSEYLLYTSDRFRLHRYGALTFGNVQKSIPASFGARAPATVRKIAVRRTAQVFYNNKGYHSMPTYLNALNNAILRANLPKSKGNPAAYGITVTNHPMNKTSASLSLDYLLQGTDVVIAIFIIVAMSFVPASFVVFLVAEKATKAKHLQFVSGCDPVIYWLANYVWDMLNYLVPATCCIIILFVFDLPAYTSPTNFPAVLALFLLYGWSITPIMYPASFWFEVPSSAYVFLIVINLFIGITATVATFLLQLFEHDKDLKVVNSYLKSCFLVFPNYNLGHGLMEMAYNEYINEYYAKIGQFDKMKSPFEWDIVTRGLVAMTIEGFVGFFITIMCQYNFFRKPQRLPVSTKPIEDDIDVANERHRVLRGDADNDMLKIENLTKVYKSRKIGRILAVDRLCVGVRPGECFGLLGVNGAGKTTTFKMLTGDESTTGGEAFVNGHSILKELLQVQQSLGYCPQFDALFDELTAQEHLELYTRLRGIPWKDEERVVKWALKKLELTKYADKPASTYSGGNKRKLSTAIALIGYPAFIFLDEPTTGMDPKARRFLWNLILDVIKTGRSVVLTSHSMEECEALCTRLAIMVNGRLKCLGSIQHLKNRFGDGYMITVRTKSSLNVKEVVRFFNRNFPEAILKERHHTKAQYQLKSDQISLAQVFSKMEQVVDVLGIEDYSVSQTTLDNVFVNFAKKQSDNLEQQETSPSCALQSPLERVLSLLRPRAAPTELRALVVEEQEDLETDDEGLISFEEERAQLSFNTDTLC from the exons CTTTCTACACGGCAGCCCCGCTCACCTCAGCCGGGATCCTGCCCGTCAtgcagtccctgtgccccgaTGGCCAGCGTGACGAGTTCGGCTTTCTGCAGTACTCCAACTCCAC GGTGACACAGCTCCTGGAGCACCTCAGTGAAGtggtggagcagagcagcctctTCGACCCACAGCAcccggggctggaggaggagctggagtcGCTGCGCCGGCGCCTGGAGGCACTCAGCAGCAGCGAGCCTAGCTCCATGGAGACCCACTTCAGTAACCGAGCAG GATCCGGCTTCACACTGGCGTGGGCAGCCAAGGACCGGGACGAGCTGCACCGCTTCCTGACGCAGAACCTGTCCCTCCCCAACAGCACGGCCGAGCTGCTCCTGGGCTCCAGTGTTGACCTGCGGGAG GTGTACCGCCTGTTTTTCGGCTCCTTTCCTTTGATACCTGATGAGACCCATGAGCGAGACCTGTGGGATGGGTTTGGCCCCGGTGAGAAGATGACGCAGCTGGAG AAGAGCCTCCCCAGCGGCTGGAGGAGCCTGCGGGAAGGGCTGGTCCACAGGGCGCTGCGGGACCCTGCGGCAGCCCTGCGCCGGCCGGCGCTGCTCCGCCTGCTCTCCCAGGCCCTGGGCCTCGCCAGCGccgccccagcacccaccacctCCGACAGCCCCCAGGCCTTCATCACCGAGATGGAG GGTGTCCTCTTCACCGGGCCGGTGCTGGAGCAGCTGACGTGCGAGCAGAggccgggggggctgcgccgCCTCCTGCGTGTGgcccctgggcagcagccgctGCTGCAGGCGTACCAGGCGCTGGCCTGCAATGGCAGCCGGGCTGCGCGCCGGGAGCGCTTTGCCCAGCTGGCTGCCGAGCTCCGGGACCAGCTGGACACCCCCAAGATTGTCAGCAGG CTGAAGCTGGACGAGGTGAACAGCACAGCCGCCCAGCACCGCCTCCGCGCCCTCCTGGAGGACCtggtggagatggagaaggTTCTCCGTGACGTGGACATCCTCTCAGCGCTGGCCAagctgctgcccaggggagCCTGCACCAGCAAGGGCCCGCCGCCCACTGCCAACAGCACCGGCTGGGCCGGCGCCAACTCCACGGCTGGCAATGccacagcagaggaggagggcacCGAGGGGGGCCCGGCCAGCGGCGACAACCCCCAGGGGCAGTTCTCGGCATTCGTGCAGCTCTGGGCCGGGCTGCAGCCCATCCTCTGCGGCAACAACCG GACGATTGAGCCCGAGGCGCTGAAGCAGGGCAACATGAGCTCGCTGGGCTTCACCAGCAAGGAGCAGCGAAACCTGGGCCTCCTCGTGCATCTAATGACCAGCAACCCCAAAATCCTGTACGCGCCCGTGGGCACCGAAGTGGACAAGGTCATCCTGAAG GCCAACGAGACTTTTGCCTTTGTTGGCAACGTCACCCACTACGCCAAGTCGTGGCTGAACATCTCCCCCGAGATCCGTGCCTACCTGGAGgagggcaggctgcagaggcGCATCCGCTGGCTCCAGCAG TTCACTGCCGACCTCCACAAGCACCCAGAAATCCTGAATGTCTCCGACAGCGATGTTCTCCACAACTTCCTCAACAGCAACTTCTCCCTGCCCAACGCCAgcatcctgctccagcagctggacaCCATCGACAATGCTGCCTGCGGCTGGGTCCACTTCATGGCCAAG GTCAGCGTGGACATCTTCAAAGGCTTCCCGGATGAGGAGAGCATCGTTAACTACACACTGAACCAGGCCTACCAGGACAACGTCACAGTCTTTGCCA GCGTCATCTTCCAGACCAACAGGGACGGCTCACTGCCCCCCCACGTCATGTACAAGATCCGGCAGAACTCCAGCTTCACGGAGAAGACCAATGAGATCCGGCGGGCGTACTGGCGGCCTGGCCCCAACACTGGTGGCCGCTTCTACTTCCTCTACGGCTTCGTCTGGATCCAGG acaTGATGGAGCGTGCTCTCATCAACACGTTTGTTGGCCATGACGTGGTGGAGCCTGGCAACTATGTGCAGATGTTCCCGTACCCGTGTTATACCCGGGACGA CTTCCTCTTCGTCATTGAGCACATGATGCCCCTGTGCATGGTGATCTCCTGGGTCTACTCAGTGGCCATGATGATCCAGCACATTGTGACGGAGAAGGAGCATCGCCTGAAAGag GTGATGAAAATGATGGGCTTGAACAATGCGGTGCATTGGGTGGCTTGGTTCATCACTGGCTTCGTCCAGCTCTCCATCTCGGTCACGGCACTCACCGCCATCCTGAAGTATGGCAAGGTCCTGATGCACAGCGATGTCCTCATTATCTGGCTCTTTCTTGCCATCTATGCAGTGGCCACCATCATGTTCTG cttcctGGTGTCGGTGCTCTACTCCAAGGCCAAGCTGGCCTCCGCCTGCGGTGGCATCATCTATTTCCTCAGCTACGTGCCCTACATGTACGTGGCCATCCGGGAGGAGGTGGCGCATGACAAGATCACGGCCTTTGAGAAGTGCATCGCG TCCCTCATGTCCACCACAGCCTTCGGGCTGGGCTCCAAGTACTTTGCGCTGTATGAGGTGGCCGGCGTGGGCATCCAGTGGCACACCTTCAGCCAGTCACCTGTGGAAGGAGACGACTTCAACCTCCTGCTGTCCATGATGATGCTGATCGTGGATGCCGTGGTGTATGGGGTGCTCACGTGGTACATTGAGGCTGTGCACCCGG GCATGTTCGGCTTGCCACGGCCCTGGTACTTCCCCTTCCAGAAGTCTTACTGGCTGGGCAATGGGCGAGTGGAGACCTGGGAGTGGACCTGGCCCTGGTCCCGCACCACCCGCCTCAGCATCATGGAGGAGGATCAGGCCTGTGCCATGGAGAGCCGGAGGCTGG AGGAGACACGGGGCATTGAGGAGGAGCCGACCCACCTCCCCTTGGTCGTCTGCATTGACAAGCTCACCAAGGTCTACAAGACGGACAAGAAGCTGGCGCTGAACAAGCTGAGCCTCAACCTCTATGAGAACCAGGTGGTGTCCTTCCTGGGGCACAACGGTGCGGGCAAAACCACCACCAT GTCCATCCTCACTGGCTTGTTCCCTCCGACCTCGGGCTCCGCTACCATCTACGGCCATGATATCCGGACAGAGATGGACAAGATCCGGAAGAACCTGGGCATGTGTCCCCAGCACAACGTGCTCTTCGACAGGCTGACAGTGGAGGAGCATCTTTGGTTCTACTCGCAGCTCAAGAGCATGGCGGAGGAGGAGATCCGCAAGGAGATGGACAA gatGATTGAGGACCTGGAGCTCTCCAACAAACGCCACTCCCTGGTGCAGACCCTCTCGGGGGGCATGAAGAGGAAGCTATCAGTGGCCATTGCGTTCGTGGGCGGGTCACGGGCCGTGATCTTGGATGAGCCTACAGCTGGTGTGGACCCGTATGCACGCAGGGCCATCTGGGATCTGATCCTCAAGTACAAGACAG GGAGGACCATCCTGCTCTCCACGCACCACATGGATGAGGCCGACCTACTGGGTGACCGCATCGCCATCATCTCCCACGGCAAGCTCAAGTGCTGTGGTTCTCCACTCTTCCTCAAGAGCACCTACGGCGACGGCTACAAGCTGACAGTGGTGAAAAAGCAGTCGGACACCAGGAATGGCACAG AGCCAGGCCAGCCGCACAGCCCCCCGGCCCACTCCTCCGTCAGCCCCTGTTCCGAGCCTCGCGTCTCCCAGTTCATCAAGAAATATGTGGTCTCCTGCCTCCTCATCTCTGACACCAACACGGAGCTCTCCTACATCCTGCCCAGCGAGGCTGTCAAGAAGGGCTGCTTTGAGAGGCTCTTCCAG CACTTGGAGCAGAGCCTGGAAGAGCTGGACCTCACCAGTTTCGGGCTGATGGACACCACGCTGGAGGAGGTCTTCCTGAAGGTGTCCGAGGAGGACCAGTCTCTGGAGAACAGCGACGTGG ACATGAAGGAGTCCAAGAAGGACACCCTGCGGCCACCTGCCCCCGAGCTGGGCCCGAAGCCTGAGGCCAACGGGGAGCCCCTGGCCGAAGCGGCCGTGCCAGAGAAGCCCGAGGTGGAGCTCAGCAACCTGGTGACCTGCTCCAAGCTGGCGCAGTCACAGGCGTCCCTGCGCTCAGCCTCCTCGGTGGGCTCCGTGCGGGGCGACGAAGGTGGGGCTTATTCCGAATTCTTTGGGGATTACGCACCCCTGTTCGATAACCGGCAGGACCCCGATAACATCAGTCTGCAAG AGCAAGAAGCGGAGATGGAGGCAGAGGACCACGACCTGGCCGGGCAGGGGAGCTTCAAGCTGGAGGGCTCGTGGCTGAAGCTGCGCCAGTTCCATGGGCTGATCGTCAAACGTTTCCACTGCGCCAAGCGCAACACCAAGGCTCTCTTCTCGCAgatcctcctgcctgccttcttCGTCTGCGTGGCCATGACGGTGGCGCTTTCTGTGCCTGAAATAG GTGACCTGCCGCCCCTCATCCTCTCGCCATCGCAGTACCACAACTACACCCAGCCCAAGGGCAACTTCATTCCTTACGCCAACGAGGAGCGGCATGAGTACCG CATCAGGCTGTCTCCCGAcgccagcccccagcagctggtAAACACCTTCCATCTGCCCTCTGGCGTGGGGGCCACCTGTGTGCTCAAGACGGCCTTCAACAACACACTGGACCAGCCCATGCAGACCCTCAACCTCAACAGCAATGAGTCCAAGATGCTGGCAGCCAAGTACTTCGATGCCATGTGCATTGACTCCTTCACCCAGGGCCTGCCACTCTCCAACTTTGTGCCGCCACCTCCATCCCCGGCCCCCTCTGACTACCCTGTCTCTGTGGATGAGGACCTGCTCCGTGCCTGGAACTCCACGACCTTCTCCTCCGCTGTCAAAG aGACCGTGacctcagcccctgccctgccccgcaTCATCCATGAGCCCATCAAGTGCACGTGCTCCATGCAGGGGACCGGCTTCTCCTGCCCCAGCGGTGTGGGGGGCCACCCCCCGCAGATGAAGGTGGTGACAGGGGACATCCTGGCAGATATCACAGGGCGCAACGTCTCCGAGTATCTGCTCTACACCTCGGACCGCTTCCGGCTGCACAG GTACGGGGCACTGACCTTCGGCAACGTCCAGAAATCCATCCCGGCCTCCTTCGGGGCCAGGGCTCCTGCCACAGTGCGCAAGATCGCTGTCCGGAGAACGGCTCAG GTCTTCTACAACAACAAGGGCTACCACAGCATGCCCACCTACCTCAATGCTCTCAACAACGCCATCCTGCGAGCCAACTTGCCCAAGAGCAAAGGCAACCCTGCTGCCTACG GCATCACGGTCACCAACCACCCCATGAACAAGACGAGCGCCAGCCTGTCCCTGGATTACCT CCTGCAAGGCACAGACGTGGTGATTGCCATCTTCATCATCGTGGCCATGTCCTTCGTGCCAGCCAGCTTTGTGGTGTTCCTGGTGGCTGAAAAGGCCACCAAGGCCAAACACCTGCAGTTTGTGAGTGGCTGTGACCCCGTTATCTACTGGTTGGCCAACTATGTGTGGGACATG CTGAACTATCTGGTGCCGGCCACATGCTGCATCATCATCCTGTTTGTGTTCGACCTCCCGGCGTACACCTCTCCCACCAACTTCCCCGCCGTCCTCGCCCTCTTCCTGCTCTACGG CTGGTCCATCACGCCCATCATGTACCCTGCCTCCTTCTGGTTCGAGGTGCCCAGCTCTGCCTATGTCTTCCTCATCGTCATCAACCTCTTCATCGGCATCACAGCCACTGTTGCCACgtttctgctgcagctctttGAGCACGACAAG GATCTGAAGGTGGTGAACAGCTACCTGAAGAGCTGCTTCCTTGTATTCCCTAACTACAACCTGGGCCATGGCTTGATGGAGATGGCTTACAATGAGTACATCAACGAATACTATGCCAAGATTG GGCAGTTTGATAAAATGAAATCACCCTTCGAATGGGACATCGTGACGCGGGGGCTCGTTGCCATGACAATCGAAGGTTTCGTAGGCTTCTTCATCACCATCATGTGCCAATACAACTTCTTCCGGAAGCCCCA GCGGCTGCCCGTCTCCACCAAACCCATCGAAGATGACATTGATGTGGCCAACGAGCGGCACCGTGTCCTGCGTGGCGACGCTGACAACGACATGCTGAAGATTGAGAACCTCACCAAG GTGTACAAGTCCCGCAAGATCGGGCGCATCCTGGCCGTGGACCGGCTGTGCGTGGGCGTGCGGCCTGGGGAGTGCTTCGGACTGCTGGGTGTCAACGGCGCGGGCAAGACAACCACCTTCAAGATGCTGACGGGGGACGAGAGCACCACAGGCGGAGAGGCCTTCGTTAATGGGCACAG CATCCTGAAGGAGCTTCTGCAGGTCCAGCAGAGCTTGGGCTACTGCCCCCAGTTTGACGCACTCTTTGATGAGCTGACGGCCCAGGAGCACCTGGAGCTCTACACTCGCCTGCGCGGCATCCCCTGGAAGGATGAGGAGCGG GTGGTCAAGTGGGCACTGAAGAAGCTGGAGCTGACCAAGTATGCTGACAAGCCCGCCAGCACCTACAGTGGAGGCAACAAGAGGAAGCTGTCCACAGCCATCGCACTGATCGGATACCCAGCCTTCATCTTCCTG GACGAGCCCACCACGGGGATGGACCCCAAGGCACGGCGCTTCCTCTGGAACCTCATCCTGGATGTCATCAAAACGGGTCGCTCTGTGGTGCTCACATCTCACAG CATGGAGGAGTGTGAGGCGCTCTGCACCCGCCTGGCCATCATGGTGAACGGGCGGCTCAAGTGTCTCGGCAGCATCCAGCACCTGAAGAACCG GTTTGGAGATGGCTACATGATCACGGTGCGCACCAAGTCCAGCCTCAATGTCAAGGAGGTGGTGAGGTTCTTCAACCGCAACTTCCCCGAGGCCATCCTCAAG gAGCGGCACCACACCAAGGCCCAGTATCAGCTGAAGTCGGACCAGATCTCACTGGCACAGGTCTTCAGCAAGATGGAGCAGGTGGTGGACGTGCTGGGTATCGAAGACTACTCCGTCAGCCAGACCACACTGGACAAC GTGTTTGTGAATTTTGCCAAGAAGCAAAGTGACAacctggagcagcaggagacGAGCCCCAGCTGCGCCCTGCAGTCACCCCTGGAGCGCGTGCTGAGCCTGCTGCGCCCCCGGGCTGCCCCCACGGAGCTGCGGGCCCTTgtggtggaggagcaggaggaccTGGAGACTGACGATGAAGGCCTCATCAGCTTCGAGGAGGAGAGG GCTCAGCTCTCGTTCAACACAGACACGCTGTGCTGA